CTCAGGTATAGGGCGGTTATTTACGGCCATTTCCCAGGCTGGGATTATGGTCTTCTGCGCAGAGAGCCTTCTACCGAGGTTCCAGCCTATTATTTTGCGGTCATAAAGGTCCATAATAACGGTAAGATAGATAAAACCTCTTTTGGTCTGGAGGTAGGTAATGTCGGAAACCCATATCTCTGCGTGTCCCTTTGCGTTGAATTTACGGTTCAGAAAGTTTGGAGCAGTATATTGGTTATGATTGGAATCTGTAGTAACTCTAAATTTTCTTTTCTTCTTACGTTTGAGTCCCAGCTGTTTCATATAAAAAGAAACCTGCCTTCGGACAATCTCGTATCCGCCCCGGTTAAGCTCTTCTGCAATTTTAGCTGCTCCTTGATTCTTTTTAAAAGCATAAAATATAGCTGCCAGTTCTTTTTTTAATGAAAGCAGGTACAGCTGTTTTTCTGATATTTCATTTTTTTCCCATCTATGGTAGCTGCTGTAGGGAATATCCAGCGTCCGGCACATCAGCAGAATTGAATACTTTTTTCTGTTTCTTTTTAAGAACTGGTAAATTTTCAATCTTCCCTGGTTAAGACATGGAGAAGCAGTCTTTAAAATTTCAAATAAGAGTTCTGATTCTTTACATTTTTTTTCAAGTTCAACGATTTTCTTCTTCTCAGGATTTACTCTTTCATATCCAGATCCGGGAAAACGCCCTTCCCCAAATTTCTGGTATTCCTGCCTCCATCTGGTCAGAAGGCAGGGCAGTATGCCAAGTTCTGCCGCGTATTGCTTCAGGCTGCTTTTTTCATAACTCAGCGTAACGGCATTGTCTTTAAAGGTGCGGTCGAATTTTTTGTACTTCGCTTTCATTTTTCTGCATTTTCATAATTAGGAGATACTACCATTGTCGTTGTTTGTAAATAATAACTCTATTAAGTCCAAATTCAATGTGTTATGATATTTTTTTGAAAGGTAAAAGGTGTAAAATGGAAGTATTTATCTTCCTTAATTCACGCTAGCTTTATCTGGCAAAAATTGCAGCAGCTCCAAACTTGTTATGTGCATAATTTTACGTCTTGTTTGTCACATCAAGGAAAAAATACTCCAGAAACATAGAATTAGAGATAGGATCAATAATATTCTCGACGTTCTTTCTAAGTACTCTGCTTTGCGGCACTGCAAAAAGAGAAAAGAAGCCAGCGCCGATAAAACTATATCCATTACAGTAAGAAGGTAGGGATCTTGAAGGTAATTTGGAAAAGCAGTGAGATAAGCAGTTTTAGACTGCTCAAATGTCGTATATTGACTGCATAACAGAAACCACCAAGCTCTATTTGCTAATACGGCTGCAAGTATTACAATCCCAATAAAAAAAAATAACAGCTGTGTTTTTTACTTTCATGATAGTGTATATTATAGGTTTGAAACCAATGGTTTATGATAAGCTGAAAAATAGTATCGAAGTAAAGTTACATAAAAATCTTGCTTACATTTCTTTTGCTGAGTTTACTTTGTTAAAAAGGAGATGTATCATGATTCTGCTATAAAACTTAATTTGACGAAGAATAAGTATATTGGATAACAAAAAATGCATTTTTTTACATACTTCCGTTACCTTATGTTGTTTGTACCAACACCTTTACTCCATTAGGATGACGATGAAAGCCGGCCAAATAATAGGTGTTACTAAAATAAACGAGAGCTAATTAAGCAAGATTGAAGTTTTTTAAAATATAGAAATATAGCACTTTTTTTGTTGGATTTCTCGTGGAAATCAATTGAAGATTAGTTTTAAGCCAGGCAGGCGACTTACAGACAATTTATTGGAATGTAAAGAAAGACTAATTTAGATTAATAAATTGTTTAGTAAGTATCTTGTACTGTTACAATGAGTTTGGTTTAAAATAGTGTAGGGCATCCTATTACATCCCATCCATCACAGGCGGAACGCAGAAGCCCAGAAACATTCTCACGATTGAAGAAATCAGACTGGTTTACGAACATGCTGAGAATGAAATGGAAAAAGCCCTGCTTTCGATTGCCTACGGATGCGGACTGAGAAGGTCAGAGATTGCGAGCCTTGATCTAAAAAATGTCAACCTCGTTAAAGGAATGCTGGTTGTCAGACAGGGAAAAGGAAACAAGAGGCGTGAAGTTCCAATGAGTGATACTGTTCTGCAGTACCTGACAAAATATGTCAGGGATGAAAGGCCTGAAAGGCTGACAGGGAGAAACCAGAATGAGGAAGCATTTTTCATCAACAGCAGAGGCAGAAGATCGACAGGAGAAAACCTCAATGAGATTTTAAATAAGATGATTGAGCAGACGGGAAAATTTGAGCTTGTCCAGAAAGAAATCACGCTTCACTGCCTTCGCCACAGCATTGCCTATCATCTGGCAGAGAATAACGCGGGAATCGATTTTATACGCAGTTTTCTGGGGCATACGCAGATCAATACCACCTATATCTATGCGGTGCAGAACAAGAAACGCAAACCAGTTGTAAACTTCTAAAAACGTAACTAATGGAAAACAAGAAACCTGATTTGGAAAATTACCTGCAAGGAATTGTAGCGGAAAAGACAGCGGAGAGCTATCTCTATACAATCAATCATTTTTTAAAGACCAATACAAAGGCAAAAAGATACCAGTACAAAGATATAGTCAAACACATGGATAAAGTAAGCCAGAAGCAGTCCAACGTGCAGTACCGAATCAGGATACTCTCAGCCATTAAAAAATATTACGATTATCTGGTAATGTACGGCTATCGAAATGACCATCCATGCAGAAAGCTTAATATTAAAATCAAGGGCAACCAGACCATTCAGGTGCAGGATCTGTTCAACAGTACGGAACTGCAGCTTTTAATGGAACGGGAGAACCGCTACAAACATCTTGACGTGAGAAACAATGTTCTGATTTCCCTTTTGATCTATCAGGGGCTGGCAAGTGATGAAATAGCAAGGCTGGCTCTAAACGATGTTGATCTGGATAACGGCACAGTTTACATTAAAGGCTCTGCCAATCTTAATAAAAGAACGCTGGAGCTTGTGCCTAAACAGATGATACTGTTTCATAATTACATAAATGAAACGCGACCTGCCTTACTGCGCGGGAGCAGTGATAAATTCATATTGACAAAGCTTGGACAGCCTATTGTAGTGAACAGCATACATGCCATGATTGAGCCGTTAAGAGGATTATTCCCTGACAGAAAACTAAACCCGCAGACAATCAGAATGAGCGTAATCTGCAATTGGCTTAACGAGAAAAACATTCCATTGGAAAGAGTTCAGGAACTGGCAGGGCATAAGTGGCCAGGGACAACTGAGAAATATATCAAAGTGAATAGCACACATCAGAGAGAGCTGATTAATCGATATTTTCCAAGTATTTAGTAAAAGAAAAAGTTACGAATAAGCATATTTAGAAATAATATAAAGAATGTTAAAAGTTAGTGCACGTTAATCCTTATTCTTATATTTGTAAAAAATATACAAATTTTAAATTAAGGGTTATGATCGAAGAATTTAGTTTTGGAAATATGTGCTCATTTAAAGATATTCAAACTTTAAATATGTCAGCAGCTAAAATTAAATCTAATAATTCGCTTTTAGATGAACAAAATGTAATTCAGATTAATGAGAATTTATCTTTGTTAAAGTCGAAAGCTATTTATGGGGCTAATGCTAGCGGAAAAAGTAATGTAATTCGCGGTTTGGTAACTTTTATGAGGATCATAAAAAATTCTGTAAAAGATGAGAGATCTTTGGAATTTATTGATGCTTTTGAATTATCTACTGAAACAATGAATGAACCTACATTTTTTCAAATGATCTTGAGAATCGACAACGTAAGATACAGATATGGTTTTGAAGCAGATGACTCATCCATTAAAAGTGAATGGCTTTTTTCAACACCGAATATTCGAGAACAAAATTTATTTATAAGAGAAAACAGTAAGATTTTAGAAATTAATCAAAAGCATTTTGAAGAAGGATTTAAACTACTTTCCTTAATGGATGACTTTAAAGATTATGATGATGGCGAAATTTTCAGGAAGAACTCATTATTTTTATCTTCTCTGGCTTCTTTCGGATTTGGTAAATTATCTAAAAAAATTATTAAAGCAATCAATTCGATTTCAGTAATTAGTGGTTTAGGTCATCAAGGAATGTATGCTATGGCAGGTGAATCTTTGGAAGATATCGATCAGAAAAAATTTGTTTTAAATTTTTTGAAAAATGCTGATATTGGAATTCAGGATTTAGAGACTATAGATCTTTCCGCTCAGGAATTTTCTGATCATATTGATGAAGATTTCAGAGATAGTAAGCTTATTTTATCACACAGGACTCGTTACAATAAGCAGTTAAAAAAAGATGGTAATGCCTCTTTTTCCTTTTTGTTACAAGAGTCAGAAGGGACAAGAAAAATGTTTGAATTAAGTCCTTTTATCTATAGATCCTTGAAAGAAGGTACGACATTGGTAATTGATGAGTTTGATTCAAGATTTCACCCACTACTAACAAAGAAAATTGTTGAATTATATAACTCAAATCAAAATTCAAAAGCCCAGCTTATCTTCACTACACATGATACTAACTTATTATCTGCAGAGATATTGAGAAGAGATCAAATCGATTTTGTTGAAAAAGATAAATATGGTGCAAGTCATTTATATACTCTTGTAGAAATCAAAGGAATTAGAAATAATGCTTCATTTGAAAAAGACTACATTCAAGGTAAATATGGTGCAATTCCATTTTTAGGTAATTTTTCTAACTTATTAAATTTTGAATAATGCCTAAAGCTACTCGTGCTATAAAAATTACAGATAAGGGAAAAGCTTGGAATAAAAAAGCTACTTCGTCTAGCTATAAAATTGATAGTATTCCTGAAAATAAAACAATATTGATTGTTTGCGAAGGGCAAACTGAAAAATTATACTTTGAGTCTTTTCCTGTGCTTGGATTAAGTGTTACTGC
This is a stretch of genomic DNA from Flavobacterium endoglycinae. It encodes these proteins:
- a CDS encoding IS3 family transposase yields the protein MKAKYKKFDRTFKDNAVTLSYEKSSLKQYAAELGILPCLLTRWRQEYQKFGEGRFPGSGYERVNPEKKKIVELEKKCKESELLFEILKTASPCLNQGRLKIYQFLKRNRKKYSILLMCRTLDIPYSSYHRWEKNEISEKQLYLLSLKKELAAIFYAFKKNQGAAKIAEELNRGGYEIVRRQVSFYMKQLGLKRKKKRKFRVTTDSNHNQYTAPNFLNRKFNAKGHAEIWVSDITYLQTKRGFIYLTVIMDLYDRKIIGWNLGRRLSAQKTIIPAWEMAVNNRPIPEGLIFHSDRGVQYANKCFAEKLDSHKCIQSMSRTGDHFDNAACESFFSSLKRELVYQEKELITVKKMKNEIFEFIENWYNQKRIHSSLQYKTIEQFNEQTACSQRDRT
- a CDS encoding tyrosine-type recombinase/integrase codes for the protein MEKALLSIAYGCGLRRSEIASLDLKNVNLVKGMLVVRQGKGNKRREVPMSDTVLQYLTKYVRDERPERLTGRNQNEEAFFINSRGRRSTGENLNEILNKMIEQTGKFELVQKEITLHCLRHSIAYHLAENNAGIDFIRSFLGHTQINTTYIYAVQNKKRKPVVNF
- a CDS encoding tyrosine-type recombinase/integrase, with protein sequence MENKKPDLENYLQGIVAEKTAESYLYTINHFLKTNTKAKRYQYKDIVKHMDKVSQKQSNVQYRIRILSAIKKYYDYLVMYGYRNDHPCRKLNIKIKGNQTIQVQDLFNSTELQLLMERENRYKHLDVRNNVLISLLIYQGLASDEIARLALNDVDLDNGTVYIKGSANLNKRTLELVPKQMILFHNYINETRPALLRGSSDKFILTKLGQPIVVNSIHAMIEPLRGLFPDRKLNPQTIRMSVICNWLNEKNIPLERVQELAGHKWPGTTEKYIKVNSTHQRELINRYFPSI
- a CDS encoding AAA family ATPase produces the protein MIEEFSFGNMCSFKDIQTLNMSAAKIKSNNSLLDEQNVIQINENLSLLKSKAIYGANASGKSNVIRGLVTFMRIIKNSVKDERSLEFIDAFELSTETMNEPTFFQMILRIDNVRYRYGFEADDSSIKSEWLFSTPNIREQNLFIRENSKILEINQKHFEEGFKLLSLMDDFKDYDDGEIFRKNSLFLSSLASFGFGKLSKKIIKAINSISVISGLGHQGMYAMAGESLEDIDQKKFVLNFLKNADIGIQDLETIDLSAQEFSDHIDEDFRDSKLILSHRTRYNKQLKKDGNASFSFLLQESEGTRKMFELSPFIYRSLKEGTTLVIDEFDSRFHPLLTKKIVELYNSNQNSKAQLIFTTHDTNLLSAEILRRDQIDFVEKDKYGASHLYTLVEIKGIRNNASFEKDYIQGKYGAIPFLGNFSNLLNFE